The following are encoded in a window of Rhodomicrobium lacus genomic DNA:
- a CDS encoding N-acetylmuramoyl-L-alanine amidase encodes MKTGLRPSSAFAACCAFLVLLFMSAAHAEDIVVSAQIGGDSQRTRFVAFISKAVEFRIFTMADPYRIVIDMPESDIQVPAGKGRGLIFSSRSGLLAPGKSRIVIDLAEPALIEKSELLPPENDLPARLVIDLARTTHRSFLASAKAPPPPPKVEEAQSGALKPDAGDKRPIIVIDPGHGGIDAGAIGRASNTPEKDVTFDFGKKLAAKLEATARYRILLTRTSDVFVSLDDRAAMAVKAKADLLISIHADALDPKRLGVKALKEVRGGTIYTLSEEASDEQASVIAQNENKADVQAGVASEQTAPILSEDIASILNDLENRFKKNRSTAIAHYLIDHMKEKMKFNIRPQRSANFRVLKAHGVPAILIELGYLSNEDDEKLLISEDWRTAISSVLGEAVNAFMAERQAHIPL; translated from the coding sequence ATGAAAACCGGCCTGAGACCTTCATCGGCTTTCGCGGCGTGCTGCGCTTTCCTCGTCCTCCTTTTCATGAGCGCCGCGCATGCCGAGGACATCGTGGTGAGCGCCCAAATTGGCGGCGACAGCCAGCGCACGCGCTTCGTCGCCTTCATATCCAAAGCGGTCGAGTTCCGCATCTTCACCATGGCCGATCCTTACCGGATCGTGATCGACATGCCGGAGAGCGACATTCAGGTGCCCGCCGGCAAGGGGCGAGGGCTTATCTTCTCATCCCGGTCGGGCCTCCTCGCGCCGGGCAAGTCGCGCATCGTGATCGACCTCGCCGAACCGGCGCTCATAGAGAAGTCCGAGCTGTTGCCGCCCGAGAACGATCTTCCGGCCCGACTCGTGATCGACCTCGCCCGCACAACCCACAGATCGTTCCTCGCCTCCGCGAAGGCTCCACCGCCCCCGCCAAAGGTGGAGGAGGCGCAAAGCGGCGCCTTGAAGCCGGACGCCGGAGACAAGCGGCCGATCATCGTGATCGATCCCGGACACGGGGGCATCGATGCGGGAGCCATCGGCCGAGCCTCGAATACACCTGAAAAGGACGTCACCTTCGACTTCGGCAAGAAGCTTGCCGCGAAGCTCGAAGCCACGGCTCGCTATCGCATCCTCCTGACGCGAACGTCGGACGTGTTCGTTTCCCTCGACGATCGCGCGGCAATGGCCGTCAAGGCGAAGGCTGACCTTCTCATCTCGATCCATGCCGATGCGCTCGATCCGAAGCGTCTGGGCGTGAAGGCGCTGAAGGAGGTTCGCGGCGGTACGATCTACACCCTGTCGGAGGAAGCCTCCGACGAGCAGGCGAGCGTCATCGCGCAGAACGAGAACAAGGCCGACGTTCAGGCCGGCGTGGCAAGCGAGCAGACCGCGCCGATCCTTTCCGAGGACATCGCGTCTATCCTCAACGATCTCGAAAACCGGTTCAAAAAAAACCGCTCGACCGCCATCGCGCATTACCTCATCGACCACATGAAGGAAAAGATGAAGTTCAACATCCGGCCACAGCGCTCCGCAAACTTCCGCGTGCTGAAAGCGCATGGCGTGCCCGCGATCCTTATCGAACTCGGTTATCTCAGCAATGAAGACGACGAGAAGCTCCTTATCTCGGAAGACTGGCGTACAGCGATCTCTTCGGTTCTCGGAGAGGCGGTCAACGCATTCATGGCGGAACGGCAGGCGCATATTCCCTTGTAG